A region from the Prosthecobacter algae genome encodes:
- a CDS encoding sulfatase: MTKFLFLLLGFLLLPPAQAATPARKPNIFWLIGENLSHDLGCYGAKDVHTPNLDRLAAEGVRYTRVFSTNPACAPSRSAFFVGMYQTSTDTHPMRAHRTDGFKLPEGVRPVTHRLQDGGYFTANIKTVGNESVGTGKLDLNYVNEGPIYHENSSEWETLKTRQPFFAVVNAEESEYDIYDRKSAEKDRVEWVGERIHVQHAKAESVTLPPYYPEHPVVRQEWARYLNSVSGMDLRFGKALAQLRADGLEDDTIIIFFGDNGRLEPRGIHWCYDNGLRVPMIIKWPKNFPAPAQIKPGTIDDRILSLIDVTATTLALAGQPKPLLMQGRVFLGEQTEAPRTFAFAARDRIDETPQRIRSVHDERYHYIRTLSTGPTFSSLNRYKEKCFAIMPVMRGLHAQGKLTGPALELMQRTGPCEELYDTQTDPHEVKNLLTSQEPEHREALIRLRAALDTWMTETGDRGAIPEPAEVTAPFAQEMHQWFGTPSWALPSK; this comes from the coding sequence ATGACCAAGTTCCTGTTTTTGCTTTTAGGATTTCTGCTGCTTCCGCCTGCCCAAGCGGCAACGCCCGCTCGCAAGCCTAACATTTTTTGGCTCATTGGAGAAAACCTTTCCCACGATCTGGGCTGCTACGGTGCCAAGGATGTCCACACGCCCAATCTCGACCGTTTGGCGGCTGAAGGCGTGCGCTACACCCGTGTCTTTTCCACCAACCCAGCATGCGCTCCCAGCCGCTCCGCCTTCTTTGTGGGCATGTATCAGACCTCGACAGACACCCACCCCATGCGTGCGCACCGCACGGATGGTTTTAAGCTGCCAGAAGGTGTGCGCCCAGTGACGCATCGCCTGCAGGATGGTGGGTATTTCACGGCCAACATCAAGACCGTGGGTAACGAGAGTGTGGGCACTGGCAAACTGGATCTCAACTACGTCAACGAAGGCCCTATCTACCATGAAAACTCCAGCGAATGGGAAACGCTGAAAACCCGCCAGCCCTTCTTCGCTGTCGTGAATGCGGAGGAGAGCGAGTATGACATTTACGATCGCAAGAGCGCCGAAAAAGACAGGGTCGAGTGGGTGGGTGAACGTATCCATGTCCAGCATGCCAAGGCGGAGAGCGTCACACTGCCGCCGTACTACCCGGAGCACCCGGTGGTGCGGCAAGAGTGGGCACGATATTTAAATTCCGTTTCCGGCATGGATCTTCGCTTCGGCAAAGCGCTGGCCCAGTTGCGTGCCGATGGCCTCGAAGACGACACGATCATCATCTTCTTCGGCGACAATGGCCGCCTGGAACCACGCGGCATCCATTGGTGTTATGACAATGGTTTGCGCGTACCCATGATCATCAAATGGCCCAAGAACTTCCCTGCCCCGGCTCAGATCAAACCAGGAACCATAGATGACCGCATTCTCAGTTTGATTGATGTGACGGCCACCACCCTTGCCTTGGCCGGTCAGCCGAAACCACTTCTGATGCAGGGGCGTGTTTTCCTGGGAGAGCAGACCGAGGCTCCACGCACATTCGCCTTTGCCGCCCGCGACCGCATCGACGAGACCCCGCAGCGCATCCGCTCTGTGCATGACGAACGCTATCACTACATACGCACCCTTTCGACTGGCCCTACCTTTTCCTCCCTCAACCGATACAAGGAAAAGTGTTTTGCCATCATGCCTGTCATGCGTGGCCTCCATGCGCAGGGGAAACTCACCGGACCGGCACTGGAACTCATGCAACGCACCGGTCCCTGTGAAGAACTCTATGACACCCAGACCGACCCGCATGAGGTGAAGAATCTTTTGACCTCTCAAGAGCCCGAACACCGCGAAGCACTCATCCGTCTTCGCGCCGCACTCGACACCTGGATGACGGAAACTGGAGATCGAGGAGCCATCCCTGAACCCGCTGAGGTCACCGCCCCCTTTGCACAGGAGATGCATCAATGGTTCGGCACGCCATCCTGGGCACTGCCAAGTAAATAG
- a CDS encoding ABC transporter ATP-binding protein, with amino-acid sequence MSAPSAEPKAKISIQDLTMAYGSFVVMKDLTFDIQERDIFVIMGGSGCGKSTLLRHLIGLREPAKGNVYYGEENFTQAEPEAREKFIRRFGVMYQSGALWSSLTLAENIALPLGEFTQMSPKAVQELVSYKLALVGLSGYEDYYPSQVSGGMNKRAGIARAMALDPDILFLDEPGAGLDPLSSRRLDDLILRLRDSLGSTVVIVTHELASIFAIANNSVFLDTETRTLGAVGNPSHLRDHSENDNVRRFLNRGAEVAVQKEA; translated from the coding sequence ATGAGCGCCCCTTCTGCAGAACCTAAGGCCAAGATCTCCATCCAGGATCTGACGATGGCTTATGGTTCCTTTGTTGTGATGAAGGACCTGACGTTTGACATCCAGGAGCGGGACATCTTTGTCATCATGGGCGGCAGCGGCTGTGGCAAAAGCACCCTGCTGCGCCATCTCATCGGCCTGCGGGAGCCCGCCAAAGGCAACGTCTATTATGGGGAGGAAAACTTCACCCAGGCCGAGCCCGAAGCACGGGAAAAGTTCATCCGCCGATTCGGGGTGATGTATCAGTCTGGGGCCTTGTGGTCTTCCCTGACTTTGGCTGAAAACATCGCGCTGCCGCTGGGGGAGTTCACCCAGATGTCGCCCAAGGCCGTGCAGGAGCTGGTGTCTTACAAGCTGGCGCTGGTAGGGCTCTCCGGCTATGAAGACTACTACCCCAGCCAGGTCAGCGGCGGCATGAACAAACGGGCCGGCATCGCCCGGGCGATGGCGCTGGACCCCGACATTCTGTTTTTGGACGAGCCCGGGGCTGGTCTGGACCCCCTCAGCTCGCGCCGTCTGGACGATCTCATTTTGCGTCTGCGCGACAGCCTCGGTTCCACCGTCGTCATCGTCACTCACGAACTCGCCAGCATTTTTGCCATCGCCAACAACAGTGTTTTCCTCGATACTGAAACCCGCACGCTGGGGGCGGTGGGGAATCCCTCCCACCTGCGTGACCATTCTGAGAATGACAATGTCAGACGGTTTTTGAATCGCGGGGCCGAAGTCGCTGTCCAGAAGGAAGCCTAA
- a CDS encoding glycoside hydrolase family 130 protein encodes MKSVHLCRHEVTLLPESARVIIRPFIPSEVHRITTIIGRALALTEEEVLLELESVRREFDSRHLELEAPFQAHYEKVKHHIFTQRPLSAARQLLIGALFSGEYALESAALFNPSMVPHPDQSELPEGSLRFIMSLRATGEGHISSIEFRSGVCASDGTISLDPVSRYVTVPGIVPNPSYRKKRFIIKLHEMGFENDHTTAVLAPLADNFSRSDLNKSVSSIRHETRPATQDLSRTLDCIQWLADSNYELLFSPTLAMSERIIFPVSLNESNGIEDARFVRFIDDDGSVMYFATYTAYNGRAILPQLIETENFLHFRVLTLNGSAVQNKGMALFPRRIGGRYAMLSRQDDENLFIMFSDNPHYWSDPQILLRPAEMWESVKIGNCGSPIETEAGWLVITHGVGPMRKYCIGVVLLDLEDPTRVIGRLRQPLLCPEGLEREGYVPNVVYSCGSMLHGRQLILPYAMSDKVTAIVSMSLDELLSALLADQK; translated from the coding sequence ATGAAATCAGTCCACCTCTGCCGCCATGAGGTGACACTGCTTCCTGAAAGCGCCCGTGTCATCATCCGTCCCTTCATCCCATCGGAGGTTCATCGCATCACCACCATCATTGGCCGGGCGCTGGCTTTGACGGAGGAAGAGGTTTTGCTCGAGCTGGAGTCTGTCAGACGTGAGTTCGATTCACGGCATTTGGAGCTTGAGGCTCCCTTTCAGGCGCACTACGAAAAAGTGAAGCATCACATCTTCACGCAGCGTCCCTTGTCTGCCGCCAGGCAGTTGCTCATCGGCGCGCTTTTCTCCGGGGAATATGCCCTGGAATCTGCCGCCCTGTTCAATCCTTCGATGGTCCCGCATCCAGATCAAAGTGAACTGCCTGAGGGTTCTCTGCGGTTCATCATGAGCCTGCGGGCCACCGGCGAGGGCCACATCTCCTCCATCGAATTTCGTTCGGGCGTTTGTGCTTCAGACGGGACAATCTCCCTCGATCCGGTCTCCCGTTATGTCACGGTGCCAGGCATTGTTCCGAACCCCAGTTACCGCAAAAAAAGGTTCATCATCAAGCTGCATGAAATGGGGTTTGAGAACGACCATACCACGGCGGTGCTGGCTCCCCTGGCGGACAATTTTTCACGTAGCGACCTCAATAAAAGCGTAAGCAGTATCCGCCACGAAACGAGGCCCGCCACACAGGATCTCAGCCGTACCTTGGACTGCATCCAGTGGCTGGCGGATTCCAACTACGAACTCCTGTTTTCCCCCACGCTCGCCATGAGTGAGCGCATCATCTTTCCTGTGTCGCTCAATGAGAGCAATGGCATCGAGGATGCGCGTTTTGTGCGTTTCATTGATGACGATGGTTCGGTGATGTATTTCGCCACTTACACGGCTTACAACGGTCGGGCCATCCTGCCACAGCTCATTGAGACGGAGAACTTTCTGCACTTCCGTGTGCTCACCCTCAATGGCAGTGCAGTGCAGAATAAGGGCATGGCCCTTTTCCCCCGGCGAATCGGGGGGCGGTATGCCATGTTGTCACGCCAGGACGATGAAAATCTCTTCATCATGTTTTCAGACAACCCTCATTACTGGAGTGACCCCCAGATCCTGCTGCGCCCTGCGGAAATGTGGGAATCCGTGAAAATTGGCAATTGCGGCTCGCCGATCGAAACCGAAGCCGGCTGGCTGGTGATCACCCACGGTGTGGGTCCCATGCGCAAATACTGCATCGGCGTCGTGCTTCTGGACCTGGAAGATCCCACCCGCGTCATCGGCCGTCTGCGCCAGCCTCTCCTTTGTCCCGAGGGCCTGGAGCGCGAAGGCTACGTGCCCAATGTGGTGTACAGCTGCGGCTCCATGTTGCATGGCCGCCAACTCATCCTTCCGTATGCGATGAGTGACAAAGTCACCGCCATCGTCAGCATGTCTTTGGACGAGCTTCTCAGCGCGCTGCTTGCAGACCAGAAGTAA
- the plsX gene encoding phosphate acyltransferase PlsX: protein MKIALDVMGGDHAPQNPMGGVKLALETLPQLEKIFLVGVPELIEREMQAQGIPASSKLEIVPASQVVDMSDSGLDAVRKKKDSSIARAVDLVKDKTADAVVSAGHTGAAVTASLIKLRTLPHIERPAIASVMPSQTTTWLLIDAGANPDSLPEHLVQNALMGSAYAKHVMGRDNPRVGLMSNGTEEEKGNALCKETAKLLRTTPGINFIGNVEGHDLWETPPDVVVCDGFTGNIILKTSEALAHALFGMIKTEIVSSTRTKIGGLLAKPAFKRIHKKTSADEAGGMPLLGLNGITIIAHGGASAYAMKNAIRMACDTISHQVNPHIEAAISKHLLIHAHA from the coding sequence ATGAAAATCGCGTTGGATGTCATGGGTGGCGACCACGCCCCGCAGAATCCCATGGGCGGCGTGAAGCTGGCCCTGGAAACCCTGCCGCAACTCGAGAAAATCTTTCTCGTGGGCGTGCCGGAACTCATTGAGCGAGAAATGCAGGCCCAGGGCATCCCTGCCAGTTCCAAGCTGGAAATCGTCCCTGCCAGCCAGGTGGTGGACATGAGCGACAGCGGGCTGGATGCCGTGCGCAAAAAGAAGGACAGCTCCATCGCCCGGGCGGTGGACCTAGTAAAAGACAAAACGGCCGATGCCGTCGTCAGCGCCGGCCACACGGGTGCTGCCGTAACCGCTAGCCTCATCAAGCTGCGCACCCTGCCCCACATTGAGCGCCCCGCCATCGCTTCCGTCATGCCTTCGCAGACGACCACCTGGCTGCTGATCGATGCCGGGGCAAACCCTGACAGCCTGCCCGAGCATCTCGTCCAAAACGCCCTCATGGGCAGCGCCTATGCCAAGCACGTGATGGGCCGGGACAATCCGCGCGTGGGCCTCATGTCCAACGGCACCGAGGAAGAAAAGGGCAACGCTCTCTGCAAAGAAACCGCCAAACTCCTGCGCACCACCCCGGGCATCAACTTCATCGGCAACGTGGAAGGGCATGACCTGTGGGAAACACCGCCGGATGTGGTGGTTTGTGACGGCTTCACCGGCAACATCATTCTCAAAACATCCGAGGCCCTGGCCCATGCCCTCTTTGGCATGATCAAGACCGAGATTGTCAGTTCCACCCGCACCAAAATCGGCGGTCTTCTGGCCAAGCCTGCCTTCAAGCGCATTCATAAGAAAACCAGTGCGGATGAAGCCGGCGGCATGCCCCTCCTCGGTCTCAATGGCATCACCATCATCGCCCACGGCGGAGCCAGCGCCTATGCCATGAAAAATGCCATCCGCATGGCCTGCGACACCATTTCCCACCAGGTGAACCCTCACATCGAGGCCGCCATTTCCAAACATCTTCTCATCCATGCCCACGCCTAG
- a CDS encoding MlaD family protein: MSQKANPTLIGAFTLVGLILTGAAIVLFGAGKYFERSHKILLHFDKSAIGLMVGSDVRFGGVRIGRVSSINVMVDTEKNRKIIPVVVELGEKDLKAIGTTTGVAIDFSRREGVARAVERGLRAGMKQQSLLTGLLYIEFDIVPDTPGFLYNGPTIANYPTVPTIATEIDELIAGVADGLKKINALDLDGIVKDLRDVLKSADKQLADLNTKAISDSLLVITEDVKNFTGDKKLSLAVDNLNEALVQFRDLSAKVNQGVDPLLEDFSKVADKAAESLARIEEAGDEITKVTNPRGPVLMRLQAVLQETERAARAITELANDLKRNPNALLMGKENKE; encoded by the coding sequence ATGAGCCAAAAAGCCAATCCCACTCTCATCGGCGCTTTCACCCTGGTTGGTCTTATCCTGACCGGGGCTGCCATCGTGCTGTTTGGCGCCGGCAAATATTTCGAGCGTTCACACAAAATCCTCCTCCATTTCGACAAGAGCGCCATCGGCCTCATGGTCGGCTCGGATGTGCGGTTCGGCGGTGTGCGCATCGGTCGTGTCTCCTCGATCAATGTGATGGTGGACACAGAAAAGAACCGCAAGATCATCCCCGTGGTGGTCGAGCTGGGCGAGAAGGACCTGAAGGCCATCGGCACCACCACGGGCGTGGCCATTGATTTCTCCAGACGCGAAGGGGTTGCGCGTGCGGTCGAGCGAGGCCTGCGGGCTGGTATGAAGCAGCAGAGCCTCCTCACCGGCCTGCTTTACATCGAATTCGACATCGTTCCTGACACGCCCGGATTTCTCTACAATGGCCCAACGATTGCCAATTACCCCACAGTGCCGACGATCGCAACGGAGATTGATGAGCTGATCGCTGGTGTGGCGGATGGCCTCAAAAAGATTAATGCGCTGGATCTGGATGGCATCGTCAAGGACCTGCGGGATGTCTTAAAATCGGCCGATAAACAGCTCGCAGACTTGAACACCAAGGCCATCAGCGACAGCCTTCTGGTCATCACCGAAGATGTGAAAAACTTCACTGGCGACAAAAAACTGTCCCTGGCTGTGGACAATCTCAATGAAGCACTCGTGCAGTTCCGGGACCTGAGTGCTAAAGTTAATCAGGGCGTAGATCCGCTTCTTGAGGATTTCTCAAAGGTGGCGGACAAGGCCGCCGAAAGCCTGGCCAGAATCGAAGAAGCCGGGGATGAAATCACCAAGGTCACCAATCCCCGGGGGCCCGTGCTCATGCGCCTCCAGGCCGTTCTCCAGGAAACTGAGCGTGCAGCCCGCGCCATCACGGAGCTGGCCAATGATTTGAAACGCAACCCCAACGCCCTCTTGATGGGCAAGGAAAACAAGGAATGA
- a CDS encoding glycosyltransferase family 4 protein: protein MPQRIAFLGDYLPRLCGIATFTYDLAESVAQAATEADCFVGAVNDRSIGYDYPQRVRFELLEKDLDSYRRAADYLNFNNADVLCVQHEFGIYGGAAGSHLLALLKEVRMPVVTTLHTVLSEPNVAQRKVMDELVRRSDRLVVMARKGAEILHEVYAVPETKVDIIPHGIPDMPFVDSSFYKEQFGVEGRKVLLTFGLLGPGKGIEHVIEALPEIVRQHPNVVYLVLGATHPHLIAREGERYRLGLERLAEDRGVKDHVIFYNRFVSADDLKEFIGATDIYLTPYLNEAQVTSGTLAYVFGAGKAVVSTPYWHAQELLAEGRGVLVPFRNAASIAEGVCGLLEDPARLEKIRHDAYAMGREMVWPAVARRYLESFQHARADRKATSRKAFAGWTLNSRPYALPPLRLDHVERMSDSTGIYQHAIFNVPNFHEGYCTDDNARAFILCNLLDEQGSLPLSPSLDHLATHYLAFLAAALNYETGRFRNFMSHGRQWLEEAGSEDSHGRALWAAGTGAGRSRNEGHRRLSAQLFQRGLAAVAAFTSPRAWTFSLLGIHEYLRHNPDDEKTQVHAMRTLLTQRLVNLWNAYATEDWPWFEPGATYDNARICQALILSGQFMPHEEAMEIGLKSLRWLVSIQRTQAGHFRPIGSNGFYQRDGARADFDQQPIEAQAMVCACLEAFRATQDAMWPREAKRAFEWFLGRNDLGVPLYDSTTGGCSDGLHPDRVNENQGAESTLAFHLALAEMNSVQQLLAPSPALL, encoded by the coding sequence TTGCCGCAGCGCATTGCCTTTTTGGGCGATTACCTGCCACGTCTTTGTGGCATTGCCACATTCACTTACGATCTCGCTGAATCCGTGGCCCAAGCGGCGACTGAGGCAGATTGTTTTGTGGGTGCCGTCAATGATCGCTCTATCGGGTACGATTATCCCCAGCGAGTGCGTTTTGAACTGCTGGAAAAGGACCTCGATTCTTACCGCAGGGCGGCGGATTATCTCAACTTCAACAATGCCGATGTGCTCTGCGTGCAGCATGAATTCGGCATCTACGGCGGAGCCGCTGGCAGCCACCTTTTGGCCCTTTTGAAGGAGGTGCGCATGCCCGTGGTGACGACCCTTCACACCGTGCTCAGCGAGCCGAATGTCGCGCAGCGCAAAGTGATGGATGAACTCGTCCGCCGTAGCGACCGCCTGGTTGTGATGGCCCGCAAAGGCGCGGAGATCCTGCATGAGGTTTACGCGGTGCCGGAAACCAAGGTGGATATCATTCCTCATGGCATCCCAGACATGCCGTTTGTGGATTCCTCTTTTTATAAGGAGCAGTTCGGCGTGGAAGGTCGCAAGGTGCTGCTCACCTTTGGTCTTCTCGGGCCAGGGAAGGGGATCGAACATGTCATTGAGGCCCTGCCTGAGATCGTGCGGCAGCATCCGAATGTCGTTTACCTAGTGCTGGGGGCGACCCACCCGCATCTTATCGCCCGGGAGGGGGAACGCTACCGGTTGGGACTGGAGCGCCTGGCAGAGGACCGCGGCGTGAAGGATCACGTCATCTTTTACAATCGCTTTGTTTCAGCCGATGACTTGAAGGAGTTCATTGGCGCGACAGACATCTACCTCACACCTTACCTCAATGAGGCCCAAGTCACCTCCGGCACGCTGGCGTATGTTTTTGGGGCAGGGAAGGCCGTGGTCTCCACGCCCTACTGGCATGCCCAGGAACTGCTGGCCGAGGGGCGCGGCGTGCTAGTGCCGTTCCGCAATGCCGCCAGCATCGCGGAAGGTGTCTGCGGACTGCTGGAGGATCCGGCACGATTGGAAAAAATACGCCATGATGCCTATGCCATGGGACGTGAGATGGTCTGGCCAGCCGTGGCCCGGCGTTATCTGGAATCCTTCCAGCATGCGCGTGCAGATCGCAAGGCCACCTCGCGAAAAGCCTTCGCTGGCTGGACTCTCAACAGCCGTCCTTATGCATTGCCACCCTTGCGGTTAGACCATGTGGAGCGGATGAGCGACAGCACTGGCATCTACCAGCACGCGATCTTTAACGTGCCGAATTTTCATGAAGGCTACTGCACCGATGATAACGCCCGGGCGTTCATCCTTTGCAACCTGCTGGATGAGCAGGGCAGCCTGCCTCTGTCTCCAAGTTTGGATCATCTGGCCACTCACTACCTCGCATTTCTGGCCGCCGCACTCAATTATGAAACGGGGCGGTTTCGGAATTTCATGAGTCATGGTCGGCAGTGGCTGGAGGAAGCGGGCAGTGAAGACAGCCACGGGCGCGCCCTGTGGGCTGCAGGCACGGGCGCGGGACGTTCGCGGAATGAAGGGCATCGCCGGCTTTCGGCCCAGCTCTTCCAGCGTGGGCTGGCAGCGGTGGCCGCCTTCACTTCTCCTCGGGCATGGACATTCTCATTGTTAGGTATTCATGAATATCTCCGCCATAATCCTGACGACGAGAAAACGCAGGTGCATGCGATGCGGACGCTGCTGACCCAGCGGCTGGTCAATCTTTGGAATGCCTATGCCACCGAAGACTGGCCTTGGTTCGAGCCTGGGGCCACCTATGACAATGCCCGCATCTGCCAAGCCCTGATTCTCAGCGGCCAGTTCATGCCTCATGAGGAGGCGATGGAAATCGGCTTAAAGTCTCTGCGCTGGCTGGTTTCCATTCAGCGAACCCAGGCAGGGCATTTCCGGCCGATTGGCAGCAATGGTTTTTACCAGCGTGATGGGGCGCGGGCTGACTTTGATCAGCAGCCTATCGAGGCCCAGGCCATGGTCTGCGCCTGCCTGGAGGCATTTCGTGCCACTCAGGATGCCATGTGGCCCCGCGAGGCCAAACGCGCCTTTGAATGGTTTTTGGGACGCAATGACCTTGGCGTGCCTCTCTATGATTCCACGACGGGTGGTTGCAGCGACGGTTTGCATCCAGACCGTGTGAACGAAAACCAGGGGGCGGAGTCCACGCTGGCCTTCCATCTGGCTCTGGCGGAAATGAACAGCGTCCAACAATTACTTGCGCCATCCCCGGCCTTATTATGA
- a CDS encoding ABC transporter permease, with the protein MSQRADVTPPAASWTQEGAAVTLVLAGSWNRDSPEVKVEGTAPAHWPDRFETSGLGEFDSTLPAFLLAQYRELGIADTAGETQGEEPKKPSLEGLPENLRGLMELALAVPERSEAKTRSAPPSELKALGKVTLGVWAGIRGMAEFVGESILSIGRLLTGKARFRRSDLWMTVQECGIEALPIVSLISFLIGLILAFVGNVQLTNFGANIFVADLVGIAMVREMGVVMTGIIMSGRTGAAFAAHLGSMKANEEIDALRTFGLNPFDFLVLPRLLALLLMMPVLTVYANIIGILGGMLVGAVVGIPPVLYWNETLLAINLTTASLGVLKSFFFAAAIAISGCMQGMNAGNSSAAVGQATTRAVVISITAIIVLDSAFAAIFTLLEI; encoded by the coding sequence GTGAGCCAACGTGCCGATGTCACTCCCCCCGCTGCTTCCTGGACACAGGAGGGTGCGGCTGTGACCTTGGTCCTGGCGGGTTCTTGGAACCGGGACAGCCCTGAAGTCAAGGTGGAGGGAACCGCCCCCGCGCATTGGCCGGACCGTTTTGAAACCAGTGGCCTGGGAGAGTTTGATTCCACCTTGCCTGCTTTTCTTCTCGCACAATATCGCGAATTGGGCATAGCAGACACCGCCGGGGAAACCCAAGGAGAAGAGCCCAAAAAACCTTCACTTGAAGGCCTGCCAGAAAACCTCCGGGGCCTGATGGAGCTCGCGCTGGCCGTGCCCGAGCGGAGTGAGGCCAAAACTCGCAGTGCACCGCCTTCAGAGCTCAAAGCCCTGGGCAAGGTCACGCTGGGAGTCTGGGCCGGGATCCGTGGCATGGCCGAGTTTGTCGGTGAGTCCATTCTGTCTATCGGGCGTCTTTTGACAGGCAAGGCCCGCTTCCGCCGCAGCGATCTTTGGATGACGGTGCAGGAATGTGGCATTGAGGCCCTCCCGATTGTTTCTCTCATCAGCTTTCTGATCGGCCTCATCCTCGCTTTCGTGGGCAATGTGCAGCTCACTAATTTCGGCGCGAACATCTTCGTCGCAGATCTGGTGGGCATCGCCATGGTTCGTGAGATGGGGGTGGTGATGACGGGCATCATCATGAGCGGGCGTACCGGCGCGGCCTTTGCGGCCCATCTCGGCAGCATGAAGGCCAATGAGGAGATCGATGCCCTGCGCACTTTTGGTCTGAACCCCTTTGACTTCCTGGTGCTGCCTCGCCTGCTGGCCCTTTTGTTAATGATGCCAGTGCTGACGGTATATGCGAACATCATCGGCATCCTGGGTGGCATGCTGGTGGGCGCGGTGGTGGGCATCCCCCCGGTGCTCTATTGGAATGAAACCCTCCTGGCCATCAATCTCACCACGGCTTCCCTGGGGGTCTTGAAAAGCTTCTTTTTCGCTGCTGCTATTGCCATCAGTGGCTGCATGCAGGGCATGAATGCGGGCAATTCTTCGGCAGCGGTGGGCCAGGCCACCACCCGCGCCGTCGTCATCTCCATCACCGCCATCATCGTGCTGGACTCCGCCTTTGCCGCCATCTTTACCCTGCTGGAAATCTGA
- a CDS encoding beta-ketoacyl-ACP synthase III: MPTPSSQPFCASSIIGTGSYMPEKVLTNDDLSKFVDTSDEWITSRTGIRARRIAADDQATSDLASEAARRAMAAANVKPEDINLIVVATVTPDMFFPSTACFVQKKIGASNAVCFDISAACSGFLYALQVARHFINTGNRTTALVIGAEKLSSLINWQDRNTCVLFGDGAGAVVIRRAEEGEDAPGRVLSTVMGSDGNLTDLLKVPGGASACPITPENVASRPNTIHMEGRETFKHAVTRMCQASEQALEIAGLKKEDIAMVIPHQANARIITAIADRLGVPPEKTFINLDQYGNTSAATIPVALDEAHRQGKIKRGDIILLVAFGGGFTWASSVIRW; the protein is encoded by the coding sequence ATGCCCACGCCTAGTTCGCAGCCCTTCTGCGCCTCCAGCATCATCGGAACCGGCAGCTACATGCCGGAAAAAGTCCTGACCAATGACGACTTGTCCAAGTTTGTGGACACCTCCGATGAGTGGATCACCAGCCGCACGGGCATCCGCGCACGCCGCATCGCTGCGGACGACCAGGCCACCAGCGACCTCGCCAGCGAAGCGGCCCGACGCGCGATGGCCGCAGCGAATGTGAAACCTGAGGACATCAACCTCATCGTCGTGGCCACCGTCACGCCGGACATGTTCTTCCCCTCCACCGCTTGTTTCGTGCAGAAAAAGATCGGTGCTAGCAATGCCGTCTGCTTTGACATCAGTGCCGCCTGCTCAGGCTTCCTGTACGCCCTTCAGGTCGCGCGTCATTTCATCAACACGGGGAACCGCACCACCGCACTGGTGATCGGAGCGGAAAAACTCAGCAGCCTCATCAACTGGCAGGACCGCAACACCTGCGTGCTCTTTGGCGATGGTGCCGGGGCCGTGGTCATCCGCAGGGCCGAGGAAGGCGAAGACGCCCCAGGGCGCGTGCTTTCCACCGTCATGGGCAGCGATGGCAACCTGACGGACCTTCTCAAAGTCCCAGGGGGTGCCAGCGCCTGCCCCATCACGCCTGAAAACGTGGCCAGCCGCCCGAACACCATTCACATGGAAGGCCGGGAAACCTTCAAGCATGCCGTCACCCGCATGTGCCAGGCCAGCGAGCAGGCCCTGGAAATCGCTGGTTTGAAAAAGGAAGACATCGCCATGGTGATCCCCCACCAGGCAAATGCCCGCATCATCACCGCCATCGCCGACCGCCTGGGCGTGCCGCCTGAAAAGACCTTCATCAACCTGGACCAGTATGGCAACACCAGCGCCGCCACCATTCCCGTGGCCCTCGATGAAGCCCATCGTCAAGGCAAGATCAAACGTGGCGACATCATCCTCCTCGTCGCTTTTGGCGGTGGTTTCACCTGGGCCAGTTCGGTGATCCGCTGGTAA